Part of the Methanobacterium paludis genome is shown below.
AATATAACCTTCATGTTGTTGGTTAATTCTGCTTCAAAACCGCTTTCAATTATCATAGAGATTTCAGAGTCGCTTTTTAAAATGAAGTTGAATTCTACAGACGCATCTTCCATTTCAAGAAGTGGTGGATTGTTAATGGCCGCTTTCACGCCTTCGGTAATATCCAAAATACTCTTTTCAATTGTTTCATCTATTTTCATGATCTGAATTTTTTCGATCCCTTTTTTAGTTGGTTTTGGGAGTTTAAGGGTTAAATTAGTAGTTTGTACAGTTTTTTTAGAAAGTTTAGAACCTATATCTAATTCTCCCAATACAGGAATCTGTAATTTTGTTTCT
Proteins encoded:
- a CDS encoding trypco2 family protein; translation: MFNKFFKWLKNDGGLPEIKGVAINEIVDSIKRSMVKMQQDMESSGIKIKKIEITLKTIVVGDSGAETKLQIPVLGELDIGSKLSKKTVQTTNLTLKLPKPTKKGIEKIQIMKIDETIEKSILDITEGVKAAINNPPLLEMEDASVEFNFILKSDSEISMIIESGFEAELTNNMKVIFEKMD